In Natronospira bacteriovora, a single window of DNA contains:
- the waaA gene encoding lipid IV(A) 3-deoxy-D-manno-octulosonic acid transferase gives MSRTLYNLALAALMPVALPLMEWRARRQTRAGDAWAQRLGFIDQQPAGEGPIWVHAASVGEVQAALPLLRALDNAMPHRRIVVTTFTAAGARRLAEAAGDRVVRLMLPYDLPRPVNRFLDRLRPAALLVTETELWPNLFRAVRARGIPLMIGSARLSEKAHRRYRRIPGLVHEALSCVDMVAAQSDADAERFRDLGAPVERVETFGNVKFDLHASSSVAEQGAGLRRSLFGERPVWVAGSTRQGEEEKLLDALEQIRIQKPDILLVLAPRHPERAGHLKQLIKARGLSSVSRSDGASAEGADVFIVDTLGELMTFYATADVAFVGGSLVPVGGHNLLEPVVLGIPVLTGPYYDNARDVAEMLIAAGAVKQVNDSTALAERVLTLINDGSARAEQAAAGWAVIERNRGAVNRLVERLARLMGEELLGGGEF, from the coding sequence ATGTCGCGCACTCTGTATAACCTTGCCCTTGCCGCCTTGATGCCGGTGGCCTTGCCCCTGATGGAATGGCGCGCCCGTCGCCAGACCCGCGCGGGTGATGCCTGGGCCCAGCGTCTCGGTTTCATTGACCAACAACCGGCGGGGGAAGGCCCCATTTGGGTTCACGCGGCCAGCGTGGGTGAAGTGCAGGCCGCACTGCCCCTGTTGCGGGCCCTGGACAATGCCATGCCGCACCGGCGGATCGTTGTCACGACCTTCACCGCCGCTGGTGCCCGTCGTCTGGCGGAAGCCGCGGGGGATCGTGTGGTGCGGCTGATGCTGCCCTACGACCTGCCCCGGCCGGTCAATCGTTTTCTGGATCGCCTGCGTCCCGCCGCCCTGCTGGTGACCGAAACCGAACTCTGGCCCAACCTGTTTCGTGCCGTTCGGGCACGGGGCATTCCCCTGATGATCGGCAGTGCCCGCCTGAGCGAAAAGGCACATCGGCGCTATCGCCGCATTCCCGGCCTGGTGCACGAGGCCCTTTCCTGCGTGGACATGGTGGCGGCCCAGAGTGATGCCGACGCCGAGCGTTTCCGTGACCTGGGCGCGCCGGTGGAAAGGGTGGAGACCTTCGGCAACGTGAAGTTCGATCTGCACGCCTCCAGTTCGGTGGCGGAACAGGGTGCGGGCCTGCGACGCAGCCTCTTCGGCGAGCGACCGGTCTGGGTGGCCGGCAGTACCCGCCAGGGTGAAGAGGAAAAACTGCTGGATGCCCTGGAACAGATTCGCATCCAGAAGCCCGACATCCTGCTGGTGTTGGCCCCCCGCCATCCCGAGCGGGCGGGACATCTGAAACAGTTGATCAAGGCCCGCGGCCTGAGCTCGGTCAGTCGCAGTGACGGTGCCAGCGCCGAGGGCGCGGACGTTTTCATTGTCGACACCCTGGGTGAGCTGATGACCTTCTACGCCACCGCGGACGTGGCCTTCGTCGGCGGCAGCCTGGTGCCGGTGGGGGGGCACAACCTGCTTGAACCGGTGGTTCTTGGTATCCCCGTGCTGACCGGCCCCTACTATGACAATGCCCGGGACGTGGCCGAAATGCTGATCGCGGCCGGCGCCGTCAAGCAGGTCAATGACAGCACGGCCCTGGCCGAGCGGGTTCTGACCCTGATCAATGATGGCTCGGCCAGAGCCGAACAGGCCGCAGCCGGCTGGGCCGTGATCGAACGCAACCGCGGCGCGGTCAATCGATTGGTGGAACGGCTTGCCCGGTTGATGGGTGAGGAGTTGTTGGGGGGTGGTGAGTTCTGA
- the hldE gene encoding bifunctional D-glycero-beta-D-manno-heptose-7-phosphate kinase/D-glycero-beta-D-manno-heptose 1-phosphate adenylyltransferase HldE, with protein sequence MRVQLPDFSKARVLVLGDVMLDRYWQGPTGRISPEAPVPVVRVENEDTRPGGAGNVALNLASLSVNSRLMGCVGDDEAAALLRAALDDAGIEHQLIDWGLPTITKLRVISRNQQLIRLDFEQPGGTAPPEALASGFDRQLDGHQVVVLSDYAKGCLSGIRALIAEARERGLPVLVDPKGHDFSRYRGASLLTPNLGEFEAVVGPCPDDATLVEKAEALAKELSLEALLVTRSEKGMSLIRPGQPPLHLPARAREVFDVTGAGDTVIAVFAAMLAAGEGMDNAARLANLAAGLVVGKLGAATVSPSELRLAMHDAGAPEAAVMDQATLVHAVRHARERGEKVVMTNGCFDILHAGHVSYLRAARALGDRLIVAVNDDDSVRRLKGDGRPVNPLMNRMSVLAGLEAVDWVVPFSEDTPERIICELLPDLLVKGGDYRPAEIAGHDCVVANGGEVRVLDFVDGLSTSDILARVRGQ encoded by the coding sequence TTGCGCGTGCAGCTTCCGGATTTTTCCAAGGCCCGGGTTCTGGTCCTGGGTGATGTCATGCTTGATCGCTACTGGCAGGGGCCAACGGGGCGCATTTCTCCGGAGGCGCCGGTGCCGGTGGTGCGTGTGGAGAACGAGGACACCCGCCCCGGTGGCGCCGGCAATGTGGCGCTCAATCTGGCCTCCCTGTCCGTGAACAGCCGCCTTATGGGTTGCGTGGGCGATGACGAAGCCGCTGCCTTGCTGCGTGCGGCCCTGGATGATGCCGGCATCGAGCACCAGCTGATCGATTGGGGCCTGCCCACCATCACCAAACTGCGGGTCATCAGCCGCAATCAACAACTCATTCGCCTGGATTTTGAACAGCCGGGTGGCACGGCACCACCCGAGGCCCTGGCTTCCGGTTTTGATCGGCAGCTGGATGGACACCAGGTTGTCGTCCTGTCCGATTACGCCAAGGGCTGCCTGAGCGGGATCCGGGCGCTGATTGCCGAGGCCCGCGAGCGGGGCCTGCCGGTGCTGGTTGACCCCAAGGGCCATGATTTCAGCCGCTATCGAGGAGCCAGCCTGCTGACGCCCAATCTGGGCGAGTTCGAGGCCGTGGTCGGTCCCTGTCCGGATGACGCCACCCTGGTGGAGAAGGCCGAAGCCCTGGCAAAGGAGCTGTCCCTGGAGGCGCTGCTGGTGACCCGCAGCGAGAAGGGCATGAGCCTGATTCGTCCCGGCCAGCCGCCGTTGCACCTGCCGGCTCGTGCCCGGGAAGTATTCGATGTCACCGGCGCCGGCGATACCGTTATCGCCGTGTTTGCCGCCATGCTGGCGGCCGGTGAAGGCATGGACAACGCGGCCCGCCTGGCCAATCTGGCCGCCGGTCTGGTGGTGGGCAAGCTGGGGGCGGCCACGGTCAGCCCCTCCGAGCTGCGTCTGGCCATGCATGACGCCGGTGCGCCGGAAGCGGCGGTGATGGATCAGGCCACTCTGGTGCATGCGGTTCGTCACGCCCGCGAGCGGGGCGAGAAGGTGGTCATGACCAATGGCTGTTTCGACATTCTTCACGCCGGTCACGTCAGTTATCTGCGCGCCGCCCGAGCCCTGGGTGATCGGCTGATCGTGGCGGTGAATGATGATGATTCCGTGCGTCGCCTCAAAGGTGACGGCCGCCCGGTCAATCCGCTCATGAACCGCATGAGTGTGCTGGCGGGGCTGGAAGCGGTGGACTGGGTCGTTCCATTCTCGGAAGACACCCCTGAACGCATCATCTGCGAACTCCTGCCTGATCTTCTGGTCAAGGGTGGTGACTACCGCCCGGCGGAGATTGCCGGGCATGACTGTGTGGTGGCCAATGGCGGTGAAGTCCGGGTGCTGGATTTCGTCGATGGCCTGTCCACCAGCGACATCCTGGCTCGCGTTCGCGGCCAATAA
- a CDS encoding lysophospholipid acyltransferase family protein, giving the protein MAKTSENIPRPPLSPLHWPAWLGLGLLRLMLLLPFPLLVLIGRGLGRGIYYLAWRWRFYTYLNLRRCFPDKPRREHGRLAKAHFEAVGIGIFELGLGWWASDRRLRRLVTVEGLEHLEAAQAQGKGVLIMSAHFTSFEIGGRLLGLFTPFHLMYRPNRNPVLEYVVQRSRRRHFDGIIPSNNIRTLMRRLREGHCVWYAPDLAYTKQNHVWVPFFGRPAPTNTATSRIARATDSPVVPFYPERLPGGRGYCLHLLPALEDFPSDDPEADTVRTNAVLEEQIRKVPEQYFWSFDRFKTRLHKRWRRARFLAGRR; this is encoded by the coding sequence ATGGCAAAAACAAGCGAGAACATCCCACGCCCACCTCTCTCACCGCTCCACTGGCCCGCCTGGCTGGGCCTGGGGTTGTTGCGTCTGATGCTGCTGCTGCCCTTCCCGCTACTGGTGCTGATCGGACGCGGCCTTGGGCGGGGCATCTACTACCTGGCCTGGCGCTGGCGCTTTTACACCTACCTCAACCTGCGCCGCTGTTTTCCGGACAAGCCGCGCCGGGAACATGGGCGGCTGGCCAAGGCACACTTCGAGGCGGTCGGGATCGGCATTTTCGAGCTGGGCCTTGGCTGGTGGGCCAGTGACCGTCGGCTTCGGCGCCTGGTCACGGTGGAGGGCCTCGAGCATCTTGAAGCCGCGCAGGCGCAAGGCAAGGGCGTGCTGATCATGAGCGCCCACTTCACCAGTTTCGAAATCGGCGGGCGGCTGCTGGGCCTGTTTACACCCTTCCATCTCATGTACCGGCCCAACAGGAATCCGGTGCTCGAGTATGTGGTGCAGCGCTCTCGCCGTCGTCACTTTGACGGCATCATCCCCAGCAACAATATCCGCACCCTGATGCGGCGACTCCGGGAAGGCCATTGCGTCTGGTACGCACCGGACCTGGCCTACACCAAGCAGAACCACGTCTGGGTGCCCTTCTTCGGCCGGCCGGCACCCACCAATACCGCCACCTCCCGTATCGCCCGCGCCACCGACTCGCCCGTGGTGCCCTTCTACCCGGAGCGCCTGCCGGGTGGCCGTGGCTATTGCCTGCACCTGCTGCCGGCTCTGGAAGACTTCCCCAGTGACGATCCGGAAGCCGACACCGTTCGCACCAACGCCGTACTGGAAGAACAGATCCGCAAGGTGCCGGAACAGTACTTCTGGTCTTTCGACCGCTTCAAGACGCGACTGCACAAGCGCTGGCGGCGCGCGCGCTTCCTCGCTGGCAGGCGTTGA
- the lpxL gene encoding LpxL/LpxP family Kdo(2)-lipid IV(A) lauroyl/palmitoleoyl acyltransferase, which translates to MSTPKKTSLLHPRYWAGWLAFGLLRLAILLPYSAQLRVGRGLGRLMQKLAGRRQRVAEYNLRTCFPEWSEEKRQQLIREHFEALGIAMFEIGMCWWASDRRLRKLVQIEGLEHLDAALEKGKGAILLSAHFTTLEIGGRLLSLYRPFHLMYRPNRNELLEYISKNRREAHFEKAIPRDAVRELLKSLKQNRTVWYAPDQGYQGANSVTVPFFGVPAPTNPATHRLARISGATVMPFWVERLPGKAGYKLRIDPPIEGMADMSPEEDGATVNCLIEAEARKVPEQYLWTHNRFKTTEHRKHEKPRKRKKD; encoded by the coding sequence ATGAGCACACCCAAGAAAACATCACTGCTTCACCCGCGTTACTGGGCGGGCTGGCTGGCCTTCGGGCTGTTGCGGCTGGCCATTCTGCTGCCCTATTCCGCCCAGCTTCGGGTCGGCCGCGGTCTCGGGCGGCTGATGCAGAAGCTGGCCGGGCGGCGTCAGCGAGTGGCGGAATACAATCTGCGCACCTGCTTTCCGGAATGGTCTGAAGAGAAGCGGCAGCAGCTGATTCGGGAGCACTTCGAGGCCCTGGGCATTGCCATGTTCGAGATCGGCATGTGCTGGTGGGCATCGGATCGGCGCCTGCGCAAGCTGGTGCAGATCGAGGGCCTGGAGCATCTGGACGCGGCGCTGGAAAAGGGCAAGGGAGCGATTCTGCTCTCGGCTCATTTCACCACGCTGGAAATCGGTGGCCGCCTGCTCTCTCTCTACCGACCCTTCCACCTGATGTATCGACCCAATCGCAATGAACTGCTGGAATACATCAGCAAGAACCGCCGTGAGGCCCACTTCGAGAAGGCCATTCCGCGGGATGCGGTGCGCGAGCTGTTGAAAAGCCTGAAGCAGAACAGGACGGTCTGGTATGCCCCGGATCAGGGCTATCAGGGTGCCAACTCGGTCACCGTACCCTTCTTCGGTGTGCCGGCTCCCACCAACCCGGCCACCCATCGCCTGGCCCGCATCAGCGGCGCCACGGTCATGCCCTTCTGGGTGGAGCGCCTGCCCGGCAAGGCCGGCTACAAGCTGCGCATCGACCCGCCCATTGAGGGCATGGCGGACATGTCACCGGAAGAAGACGGTGCCACCGTCAACTGTCTGATCGAAGCCGAGGCCAGAAAGGTGCCCGAGCAGTATCTGTGGACCCACAACCGCTTCAAGACCACCGAGCATCGCAAGCACGAAAAGCCAAGGAAGAGAAAGAAAGATTAG